Proteins encoded in a region of the Botrytis cinerea B05.10 chromosome 11, complete sequence genome:
- the Bcrex2 gene encoding Bcrex2, protein MEEVSTSHPLVWIDCEMTGLDVENDVIIEISCVITNGNLEVMDEKGWNAVIHQDQETMDKMDEWCTTTHASTGLTSEVLSSTTTPTEAAESLLQYIKSWVPEPRRALLAGNSVHADKAFLSKGPYKQVIEHLHYRILDVSSIKEAAKRWCDLRVLVDQPKKQGKHRGREDILESIDEARYWKERVFQPVPVAK, encoded by the exons ATGGAGGAAGTAAGCACCAGTCATCCATTGGtttggattgattgtgag ATGACAGGACTGGATGTTGAAAACGATGTCATTATTGAAATCTCATGTGTGATTACAAATGGAAATTTGGAGGTGATGGATGAGAAAGGCTGGAATGCTGTGATTCATCAGGATCAAGAGACGATGGATAAAATG GACGAATGGTGTACCACAACCCACGCCTCCACTGGCTTGACCTCCGAAGTTCTCTCCTCGACCACCACTCCCACGGAAGCTGCCGAATCTCTCCTCCAGTACATCAAATCATGGGTTCCCGAACCCCGTCGCGCATTACTCGCTGGAAATAGTGTTCATGCGGACAAAGCATTCTTGAGCAAAGGACCCTACAAACAAGTAATCGAGCATCTGCATTATCGAATCTTGGACGTGAGCAGTATTAAAGAAGCTGCCAAGCGTTGGTGCGATCTACGAGTCTTGGTGGATCAACCAAAGAAACAGGGGAAACATcgagggagagaagatatCTTGGAGAGTATTGATGAGGCACGATATTGGAAGGAGAGGGTTTTTCAACCAGTACCTGTTGCGAAGTGA